The Corynebacterium occultum sequence GGCCGGCAATCTGGTGGCTGAGGGAGGTTCGGAAAATCAGGGCAGCCTACGCATCGCGGACGCCACCTTCTGGACCCCCGGGGTGGGCGGCATGTATCAGTTGCGGTTGCGGCTGCTCCAGGATGGCGAGGTTCGTGATGAGTACATCCAGCCCTTCGGCATCCGGACCGTGGAGGTCCGGGAGGGCAAATTCCTGATCAATGGCAGGGAGTTCTACTTCACCGGTTTCGGCATGCACGAGGACCACGAGACCATCGGCAAGGGTCATTCCAATGCCCACATGGTCCAGGATTTTGAGCTGCTGAGCTGGATCGGGGCGAACTCCCTGCGCACCTCCCACTATCCCTACGCCGAAGAGTTCATGGACTACTGTGACCGCCACGGCATCGTGGTCATCGATGAAACTCCAGCGGTGGGCCTGAACTGGGGCATCACCGGGGGCATCATCGGAGGTTCCACCGGTGGCACCTATGAGGAGGGCCATGTCGATGCCGGGACCGCCGCCCAGCACCGACTGGAGATCGAGCGTTTGATCGCCCGCGACAAGAACCACCCCTGTGTGGTGCTCTGGTCGATCGCCAATGAACCGGACACCGCGGTCCCCGAGGCTCGGGACTACTTCGAACCCCTGGTGGAGCTGACCCGTGAACTGGATCCGACCCGCCCCGTCGGTTATGTCAACGTGATGTTCGCCCCCTATGACAGGTGCACCATCTCCGATCTTTTCGATGTGCTCATGCTCAACCGCTACTGGGGTTGGTACGTCAACTCCGGTGACCTGGAGTCCGCCGAGATCAACTGGACCGCGGAGCTGGAGGGGTGGACGCAGAAATACCCGGCGAAGCCGATCATCATCACCGAATATGGTGCTGACACGGTCGCCGGGCTGCACTCCATCTTCGACCAGCCCTTCACTGAGGACTACCAGGTCGCCTACCTGGAGATGAACTCCCGGGTCTTCGACAAGTTCGACTCGGTCATCGGTGAACAGATGTGGAATTTCGCGGATTTCCAGACCAAGACCGGTTACGCCCGGGTCGACGGTAATAAGAAGGGCGCCTTCACCCGGGACCGTCGTCCCAAGGCGGCGGCCCGTTATCTGCGGGGGAGGTGGCACAGTCTCGCTCCGGCAGCCTACGGCAGGCGCGATTCCCATTCCGCCTGAGCCACCCACCCCCCCCCGCAGTGTCACTCCCCACAGGTCTATTCCCGGCTGATCCCAGACCTCCCCGGGGATGTTGACACCCCCTGTTGTCAACGTCAAGGAACTGATGATGAGCACCACAACCACAGCTCAGCCACCCGCCACCTCCAACCGCCTACCCGGGCACCGTGTCATCACCTATGCGCTGGGTGATGTCGCCAACAACCTGACGTTCATGATGACGTCGATGTTCCTGATGATCTACATGACGGAGATCGCGGGGCTCTCGGCGGGCATCGCCGGTGTCATCTACGGTGTGACCAAGGTCTGGGCGGGTGCCGCCGACCTGATTGCCGGCCAGACCGTGGACCGCTTCGACACCCGCTGGGGCAGGCTGCGGCCCTGGGTCCTCTTCGGCAGTACCCCCCTGGCCGTGGTTTTCGTCCTGCTCTTCAGCGCCCCCGCCGGGTTGCCGATGGCGGCCACCGTGGCCTGGATCTTCCTGCTGGACGCCGCCTTCCAGCTGGCCTACTCCTTCGTCAACATCCCCTACGGTTCGCTCTCTGCGGCGATGACCCAGGACCCGGTTGACCGTTCCCGGCTCTCCGGTGCCCGTTCCGTCACCTCCTCATTGAGCAGCGTGATCCTCTCCGCAGTGGTGGCCCCGCAGTTCCAGGACACCAGCGCGGATGGGGTGCGCCTGAAGTTCACCCTCACCTGCCTGATCCTCGGGGGGATCGCCGTGGTGCTCTACCTGATCTGTTTCGCCAACTCGCGGGAGACGGTGCCGCGTGGCCAGGGCAAGATCTCCTTCAGGTCCACCTTCCGGATGCTGCGCCAGAACCGTCCCCTGCTGATCCTCTGCGCAGGCACCTTCTTCCTGCTCTCCGCCATCTTCACGATGAATGCGGTGGGCATGTACTTCTCCCGTTTCGTGCTCGGCAGCGCCACCTGGTTCACCTGGCTGATGGCCGCGCAGACCGCGGGGTCGGTGCTGATCGCCACCTTTGTCCCCTCCATCACGGTGCGGATCGGCAAACGCAACGGTTATGTCTCCGCCTGTGGTGTCCTGGTGATCGCCGCCATCATGATCTTCTTCCTGCCGGGTGCCAGCCTGCCGTTGGCTGTCGTCGCCTGGTTCCTGCTGGGCATCGGCGTCGGTGGCACCAACGCCCTGATCTTCTCCATGCAGGCTGACACCGTGGACTATGGCGAGTGGAAGTCCGGTATCCGTTCCGAGGGTGGGTCCTACTCGATCCTCTCTTTCATCCGTAAGTGTGGTCAGGGTCTGGGTGGCTGGGCCGGGGCCGCCATCATCGGGGCCTTCGGATATGTCTCCATGTCCACCACCCAGAGCGATGATGCGATCCAGGGCATCCGACTGGCCACCGGCGCAGCACCGGCGGTTCTCGCCATCATCGCCCTGCTGATCATGCTGGCCTATAAGCTGGATTCTGATGAGCACGCCCGGATCATCGATGTGCTCAACCAGCGCCGCACCCGGAACACCGTCGCTGACCAGCACGGGGTCTCCACCGACCGGGTCCGGGTGGAGCAGAGCGGTGATGGCCGCACCATGACCATCCGCAGCCCGGAGGATGATCACCCCCCGATCATCACCCTCTTCGGGCAACGCGGTTCCGGTGCCACCGACATCGCCCCGCTGCTGGCGGCGAAGCTCGGGGTCACCTACATCGGTCAGGCCTTCAGCTCCGATGAACTCGCCCAGGTGGACAAGACCACCCTGATCAGCGACAGTCAGTTCTCCCGCTGGCTGCGTACCGTCTCCTTCGGTTCCTCCCAGGATGCGGATCTGGCGGCGGCCAGCAACCTCTCCGCCAACCGCAAGATCGCCGAGAACAACACTGCCACGGTGCTCACCTCGGTCGCCGACGGTGGGGTGCTGCTGGGCCGCAACGGTGCCCTGATCCTGGGTCCGGTCGTCGGCACGCTCCATGTCCGTCTGATCGCGCCCTTGAGTAAGCGGATCGAGCGGGTGGTGCACAAGACGGGGCTTTCCGCGGCAGCGGCCACGGAGCAGTGTGAGCTGGAGGATCGTCTGCGCCAGGAGATGTCCTGGGCGCTGTACCAGTGGAACCCGAACCGGGATGAGAACTACGACCTGGTGATCAACACCGCTTCGATGACCTATGGGCAGATCGTAAATGTCATCGTCGACACCTACCGCAGCAAATATCCCGAGAATTCCGGGAATGCTGCGCCGGCCGGGGAATCCTGAACCAGGGGAGGAAGAGCTGCGCAGATGATATTTCCCACAAGATTCCGGTGGAAAGCTCCCCCCACCAGGGTGAAGACACAGGCGCCCTGGGAGACACGGAGGAGAAAACCTCCCCTCCCCACCCACAAGAGATAAGATATGACCATTGTCCCAGGTTTTTCTTTAACCGACGGACCAGGATCAACCACATTTCCCACGTGATTCCCGAAAGGATCAGTCCCATGAGCGTCAAGATCGCCAAGGCCGAGGTCTTCGTCACCTCCCCTTCCCGCAACTTCGTCACCCTCCGCCTGACCACCGAAGACGGCGTGGTCGGTATCGGTGACGCCACCCTCAACGGCCGCGAACTGTCCGTGGCCACCTATCTCAAGGAGCACGTCTGCCAGCTGATGGTCGGTCGCGAAGCCGGCAATATCGAGGACACCTGGCAGTTCCTCTACCGCTCCGCCTACTGGCGCCGCGGCCCGGTCACCATGGCCGCCATCGCCGCCGTCGACATGGCCCTGTGGGACATCAAGGGCAAGATGGCCAACATGCCGGTCTATGAGCTGCTCGGTGGCGCCTCCCGCCGCGGCTGCCGCGCCTACGGCCACGCCTCCGGCACCGACACCGAGTCGCTCTTCGACTCCATCCGCTATGAGATGGAACTGGGCTACAAGTCCATCCGCGTGCAGACCTCCGTCCCCGGCATCGAGAAGCTCTACGGCGTGGCCGCCCAGGCTCAGTCCTCCGGCGAGCGCTATGACTTCGAGCCCGCCAACCGCGGCGGGTGGCCCGTCGAGGAGGACTGGGACACCCGCGCCTACCTGCGCCACGTCCCCACCGTCTTCGAGGCCGTCCGCAATGAGTTCGGCCCCGACCTGCCGCTGCTGCACGACGGCCACCACCGCATGACCCCCCGGGAGGCAGCCCAGCTGGGCAAGTCCCTGGAGCCCTACAACCTCTACTGGCTCGAGGACTGCACCCCGGCGGAAAACCAGGAGGCCCTGCGCTACGTCCGTAGCCAGACCACCACCCCGCTGGCCATCGGTGAGGTCTTCAACTCCATCTACGACATCAAGGACCTGATCCAGGAGCAGCTCATCGACTACGTGCGCTGCGCCTCCACCCACTTCGGTGGCATCTCCCCTCTGAAGAAGGTCATGAACTTCGCCGAGATGTACCAGATCAAGTCGGGCTTCCACGGCCCCACCGATGTCTCCCCGATCGGCTTCGCCGCCCAGCTGCACCTCGGACTGTCCATCCACAACTACGGCCTGCAGGAGTACATGCCGCACTCCAAGCTCACCAAGGAGGTCTTCCACGAGTCCCTGACCTTCGAGGACGGTTACCTGCACCCCAGCGACAAGCCGGGCCTGGGTGTCGAGTTCGATGAGGAAGCAGCCGCCAAGTTCCCCTACGAGCAGGCCTACCTACCCTACAACCGTCTCAATGACGGCACCGTCCACAACTGGTGATTAACCGGTCCCCTGCGATCAAGAAAGCGTGATACTGATGCCTGCGCACGACACTCCGCACCACGTGGTGGTGATGGGGGTCTCCGGATCCGGCAAGACCACCACCGGCCAGCTCCTCAGCGAGGAACTCGGCGTGCCCTACGCCGATGGTGATGACCTGCACCCCCGGGCCAATATCGACAAAATGGCCTCCGGTCAGGCCCTCAACGACGAGGACCGCTGGCCCTGGCTGGAGCTGATCGGGCGCTGGCTCAGCGATCACCCGGAGGGTGGGATCATCGGCTGCAGCGCCCTCAGGCGCTCCTACCGGGACCTGATCCGCACGTTCGTCCCGGGTGTCCGATTCGTCCACGTCCACGGCACCCGGGAGGTGCTGTGGGAGCGGATGTCCCACCGCGAGGGCCACTTCATGCCCCCGGAGCTGCTCGACTCCCAGTTCGCCACCCTGGAGGAGCTCGCCCCGGAGGAAGCCGGCGAGGTCTTCGACATCTCCCTCCCACCGGAAGAGATTGTCGCCGAGGCTGCCACCTGGCTCCGCAGCTGACTCCTCCCCGCACCGTTGAAGGTCCCCTCCCCCTTGTGATGTCACAGGGCCGGGGGACCTTTCGCTTTGCGACGCCCCCAGCCCCAGATCCACCCCACCCCACCTAGACTGGACAAGAGGCTGTTCTAATCGTGCAGGGAGAAAAAATGAGAGCGCTTGTCATTGTCGATGTCCAGAATGATTTCTGCCCCGGCGGCACCCTGGCCACCCAGCGTGGCCATGAGGTGGCGGAGCTGATCGCCGCCTACCAACAGGAAAAGGGCGCCGCCTATAGTTTTCAGGTGGCCACCCAGGACTACCACGTCGATCCCGGTGAACACTTTTCGGAGGAACCGGATTTCCAGGATTCCTGGCCCCCACATTGTGTGGCCGGCACCCTGGGTGCACAGCTGCATCCCAGCATCCACCGCCGGGAACTGTCCGCGGTCTTCCGCAAGGGCGCCTATGACGCCGCATACTCCGGTTTCGAGGGCATCAGCGATGGGGTGAGCATGGCTGAATGGCTGGAGGCCCGCAACATCACCGCCGTGGACGTGGTCGGGATCGCCACCGACCACTGTGTCCGGGCCACCGCCCTGGATGCCCTCAACGAGGGTTTCAATGTCCGGGTGATCAGGCAGCTGTGTGCCCCGGTGGATGAGGAACGTAGCTTGGCGACTTTCCGGGAACTTTCCCGCGCCGGAGTCACCCTGCGCTGATCCCCGGGGATCAGCGCAGTTCGCGGGGTTCCTCATTGACGGTGTTGAGGTACTCGTCTATTTCATTGATCCGCCTGGACTTGACCTGCACCATCTGCTCGGCGATATCACGCAGCCGCAGGGACTCCCCCTCAGCCATCAGCTCCTCCGCCAGTTCAATGGAGTCACCGAGCTGCTGCCGGAGCAGCAGCAGGTAAGTCAGTTCATGCTCGCCGCCCCAGCTGTCATTGAGGTGCTGCAGATCCCCCTGGCTCTGGGGGACCGCCTTGGCGCCGGTGGGGTCAGTGACCTGCATGGCCTCCTTGGCGTGGGTCTCCAGATCCAGGGGGCTGTTTCCCCACTGTCCTTTCAGCTCATTAAGCTGGATGATCTCATCCTGGGGGCGGGCGACAGCTTTTTCCGCGATGATCCGGACCCCGGGACTGAGGTTCTCATCCTCCAGGATCCGCTCCCCCAGGTCAACGGAGGAATGTAGGACCGGCAGAGCCCGGACCATGAACTCCAGGTCCGCAGTGTTCGCCATAATGCCGGGTGCAGCAGCGCTGCTTGAAGCACTACCGGGCAGAATGGGAGCTTCGGCAGCACAGGCGGAAAAAGAGAACGCAGCCATGATGGCCAAGAACCCTGAGGCGAACACACACTTCACTTTGGGACACCTTGAGTTATCGCTAGGTTAAGGTCTCGCTTAGCTTAGCCAAGTTTCCTCTCAGGTTCCACTTCTTCCTATAACAGCAGTATAAAAATGTTCAAGCCCCTATTTACAGGGGATAATCCTGATTCGCAGATTCAATGGTGACCCACTTTAACTCAGTGAATTCTTCAATAACCTGACGACCATCGAAGTGCCCGTAACCGCTCTGCTTCACCCCGCCGAAGGGGGCATTGGCGTCATTCTGCACGGTGGCACCATTGACATGGACGTGCCCGGCCTCGATCCGCATCGCAGCCGCCAGAGCCCGGGTGGAATCCCGGCCATGAACCGCCGCCGCCAAACCATATTCAGTGTCATTGGCGGTGTTGATGGCCTCTTCGAAACCATTGACCCGGACGATGGTGGTGATCGGACCGAAGGTCTCCTCCCGGTAGATGCTCATCCCCGGGGTGACCCGATCCACCACCGTGGCCGCCATCGCGGCCCCATCGGCCTTGTCCCCGTTGATCAGCTCCGCACCCTTGGCCAGAGCATCATCGATCATCGTGTTGATCCGCTCCCCGGATTCGGCACGGTACATCGGGCCGATGGCCACCGCCTCATCCTGGCGGGGATCCCCCGCCTTCAGTTCCGCCACCCGGGCGCTGAACTTGGCCACGAACTCATCCGCGATGGATTCATCGACGATGATGCGTTCCGTGGACATGCAGATCTGCCCCTGATACATGAAGGCACCGAAGACCGCCGCCTTGACGGCGCCGTCAACATCAGCATCATCGAGCAGCACCAGGGGTGCCTTACCGCCGAGCTCCAGCAGGGGCTTCTTCAGGTGACGGCCACAGGTCTCGGCGATTTTGCGACCCACCGCGGTGGAACCGGTGAAATTGACCCGCCGCACCGCCGGATGGCCGATGACCGCCTCCGCAACTGCGGCAGCATCCTCCGGGGCACTGGAGATGTAGTTCAGCGCTCCGGCGGGCAGACCAGCCTCATGGAGCACCTCGGTGATGATCTGATGGGAACGGGGACTGCCCTCAGAGGCGCGGAAGACCACGGTGTTGCCACAGACCAGCGGGTAGGCGATGGAACGCATGCCGAGCACGCCGGGAGCGTTCCAGGGCGCCATGCTGTAGACCACACCGGCGGCCTGCCGAACCGTCATGGAGAAGACTCCGGGACGATCGGTGGGGATGGTTTCACCGGTGATGTGGGAGGCGAGACTGGCGGCCTCCCGGAGGCACTGCGTGCTGAGGAAGACATTGAAGTGGGCCCAGCCGGCGGCCGCGCCGACCTCAGCCACCATGGCGGCCACGAATTCCTCAGCCCGCAGCTCCAGAATGTCAGCGGCGGTGTTGAGGATGGCGCGGCGCTGACTCGGACCGGTCTGTGACCACTCCTTGAAGGCCTCAGCAGCTGATTCCACAGCGGCCACGGCATCGTCCACGGTGCCTGCTGCAGCGGTGGTCACCACTTCCCCACTCAGGGGATGCTGCCTGGTGAAAGTTTCACCGTTGGCGGAATCTCTGGCCTGGTTGTCGATGATCAGCTTGGTTTCCATGGTGGGCTCAACCTTTCTCCGAAAGGGACTCAAAGTCCCTCAGTTTCCACGACGCCCCCCTTCACAGAAGGGCGTAACATATATCACGTTTGGGGTAGAGCCTAATGCAGATCACAGGTGGGGCGGGGTGGAATGAGAAAGCTCCGAGCCGCAGCCCCCCCGGAAATATAAAAGCGGATGTCCCACCAAAAGGTGGGCATCCGCTGAGTAGTGAAATCGTCCCGCCCATGGAAGTAGGGGGAGATCACCGGGAGACTACGGGAGAACGCGCTCGGAGAGCATGCGCTGGATCTCCTTGAGATCATTGGACTTCTTGCGGGAACGGAACACGGCGAAGACAATGCCACCGACGACCAAGGCACCGACACCAGCCAGGATCTTCTGTACGTTCGGATCCTGCAGCCTGTTGTTGGCCTGCCGCTTAGCATCATCCATCAGGTTCTGGGGCTTGGTGCGGTCAGCCAGTTCATCAAGGGTGCTGGCCAGCTGACGGCGGGTGCGCTCAATCTCGCGCTGGATGTCATCGATATTGCGTGCCACGAATTTCTCCCGGTTTCATCAGTTCAGATTGTGATCTTTAGTCTGTCACACCTCACGGTAGTTTAACCCAGCCACCCCGCGCATGAGGTCCACACGGCGATCACGGGGCTTTTGGGGCGCTAAGCTGGTGGGTATGACTGAATCGATCCGCCTCAACGTCGGGGACCAGGCCCCCGAGTTCTCACTGCCCAATGACTCCGGAAGCACGACCTCGCTGTCGGACTTCGCTGCCGCCGGTGAGCGTGTATTGGTTTATTTCTACCCGCGGGCCAACACCCCGGGCTGTACGAAACAGGCCTGCGATTTCCGGGATTCCCTGGACCAGCTCAATGACCTCGGCATCAAGGTTGTCGGTATTTCACCGGACCAGGCAGACAAGCTGGAGAAGTTCCGCGGGGACCACGACCTGAACTTCCCGCTGCTCTCCGATGAATCCAAGGAGGTTATGAAGGCCTACGGTGCCTTCGGGGAGAAGAAGAACTACGGCAAGATCGTGCAGGGCGTGATCCGTTCGACCTTCCTGGTGGAGGCCGATGGCACCCTCAGCCTGGCGATGTATAACGTGCGCGCCACCGGACACGTCGCCCGTGTCATCCGGGACCTGCCCTAAAGGACCGGTTGACTGCGCACATGACGAAGGAGAAACCAGCCCCAGCGGACAGCAGCGGCACCGAATCCCCCGATCATTCGGAGATTCTGGTCCCGCGGCGACGCCCTGCCCAGCAGCGCAGTCGGGAGCGTTTCAACCGGATCCTCGCCGCCGCCCGCTCGGTATTGGTCGACCTCGGTTTCGAGTCCTTCACCTTCGATGAGGTGGCCCGGCGCGCCGAGGTTCCGATCGGCACGCTGTACCAGTTCTTCGCCAATAAATACGTGCTGATCTGTGAACTGGACCGCGTGGACACCGCTGAGAATGTGGAGGCGCTGCGCATGTTCTCGGAGCGGGTTCCCACCCCACAGTGGCCGGACATCCTCGATGAGTTCATCGATCACCTGGCGGTGCTCTGGCGGGATGATCCCTCCCGTCGGGCGGTGTGGCATGCCATTCAGTCCACTCCGGCGACGCGTGCCACGGCGGCGGCGACGGAGAAGCAGATGCTGGAGATCATTGCCGCGGTGGTGGAACCCCTGGCCCATGACGCCGGTTATGAGGACCGGATGCAGCTTTCCGGTCTGCTGGTGCACACCGTCTCCTCATTGTTGAATTATGCGGTGCGTGACATGGCCCGGGATGAGGAACGTTTCAATAGTGTGGTCGGGGAAATCAAGCGGATGCTGGTCGCCTACCTCTTCGCCGTCGCCTCAGCTTGAGCTCAAGCGGGGGTGCTGCAGGGTGATCAGGCAGCTGGCGGTGGCGTAGTCCCCGTCGTGGCTGATGCTGAGGGCGCTGTGGATCTCTCCG is a genomic window containing:
- the bcp gene encoding thioredoxin-dependent thiol peroxidase gives rise to the protein MTESIRLNVGDQAPEFSLPNDSGSTTSLSDFAAAGERVLVYFYPRANTPGCTKQACDFRDSLDQLNDLGIKVVGISPDQADKLEKFRGDHDLNFPLLSDESKEVMKAYGAFGEKKNYGKIVQGVIRSTFLVEADGTLSLAMYNVRATGHVARVIRDLP
- a CDS encoding gluconokinase; the encoded protein is MGVSGSGKTTTGQLLSEELGVPYADGDDLHPRANIDKMASGQALNDEDRWPWLELIGRWLSDHPEGGIIGCSALRRSYRDLIRTFVPGVRFVHVHGTREVLWERMSHREGHFMPPELLDSQFATLEELAPEEAGEVFDISLPPEEIVAEAATWLRS
- a CDS encoding aldehyde dehydrogenase; this translates as METKLIIDNQARDSANGETFTRQHPLSGEVVTTAAAGTVDDAVAAVESAAEAFKEWSQTGPSQRRAILNTAADILELRAEEFVAAMVAEVGAAAGWAHFNVFLSTQCLREAASLASHITGETIPTDRPGVFSMTVRQAAGVVYSMAPWNAPGVLGMRSIAYPLVCGNTVVFRASEGSPRSHQIITEVLHEAGLPAGALNYISSAPEDAAAVAEAVIGHPAVRRVNFTGSTAVGRKIAETCGRHLKKPLLELGGKAPLVLLDDADVDGAVKAAVFGAFMYQGQICMSTERIIVDESIADEFVAKFSARVAELKAGDPRQDEAVAIGPMYRAESGERINTMIDDALAKGAELINGDKADGAAMAATVVDRVTPGMSIYREETFGPITTIVRVNGFEEAINTANDTEYGLAAAVHGRDSTRALAAAMRIEAGHVHVNGATVQNDANAPFGGVKQSGYGHFDGRQVIEEFTELKWVTIESANQDYPL
- the manD gene encoding D-mannonate dehydratase ManD, with the translated sequence MSVKIAKAEVFVTSPSRNFVTLRLTTEDGVVGIGDATLNGRELSVATYLKEHVCQLMVGREAGNIEDTWQFLYRSAYWRRGPVTMAAIAAVDMALWDIKGKMANMPVYELLGGASRRGCRAYGHASGTDTESLFDSIRYEMELGYKSIRVQTSVPGIEKLYGVAAQAQSSGERYDFEPANRGGWPVEEDWDTRAYLRHVPTVFEAVRNEFGPDLPLLHDGHHRMTPREAAQLGKSLEPYNLYWLEDCTPAENQEALRYVRSQTTTPLAIGEVFNSIYDIKDLIQEQLIDYVRCASTHFGGISPLKKVMNFAEMYQIKSGFHGPTDVSPIGFAAQLHLGLSIHNYGLQEYMPHSKLTKEVFHESLTFEDGYLHPSDKPGLGVEFDEEAAAKFPYEQAYLPYNRLNDGTVHNW
- a CDS encoding cytidylate kinase family protein gives rise to the protein MSTTTTAQPPATSNRLPGHRVITYALGDVANNLTFMMTSMFLMIYMTEIAGLSAGIAGVIYGVTKVWAGAADLIAGQTVDRFDTRWGRLRPWVLFGSTPLAVVFVLLFSAPAGLPMAATVAWIFLLDAAFQLAYSFVNIPYGSLSAAMTQDPVDRSRLSGARSVTSSLSSVILSAVVAPQFQDTSADGVRLKFTLTCLILGGIAVVLYLICFANSRETVPRGQGKISFRSTFRMLRQNRPLLILCAGTFFLLSAIFTMNAVGMYFSRFVLGSATWFTWLMAAQTAGSVLIATFVPSITVRIGKRNGYVSACGVLVIAAIMIFFLPGASLPLAVVAWFLLGIGVGGTNALIFSMQADTVDYGEWKSGIRSEGGSYSILSFIRKCGQGLGGWAGAAIIGAFGYVSMSTTQSDDAIQGIRLATGAAPAVLAIIALLIMLAYKLDSDEHARIIDVLNQRRTRNTVADQHGVSTDRVRVEQSGDGRTMTIRSPEDDHPPIITLFGQRGSGATDIAPLLAAKLGVTYIGQAFSSDELAQVDKTTLISDSQFSRWLRTVSFGSSQDADLAAASNLSANRKIAENNTATVLTSVADGGVLLGRNGALILGPVVGTLHVRLIAPLSKRIERVVHKTGLSAAAATEQCELEDRLRQEMSWALYQWNPNRDENYDLVINTASMTYGQIVNVIVDTYRSKYPENSGNAAPAGES
- a CDS encoding isochorismatase family protein, which translates into the protein MRALVIVDVQNDFCPGGTLATQRGHEVAELIAAYQQEKGAAYSFQVATQDYHVDPGEHFSEEPDFQDSWPPHCVAGTLGAQLHPSIHRRELSAVFRKGAYDAAYSGFEGISDGVSMAEWLEARNITAVDVVGIATDHCVRATALDALNEGFNVRVIRQLCAPVDEERSLATFRELSRAGVTLR
- the uidA gene encoding beta-glucuronidase; its protein translation is MLSVRESTTREVRVLDGLWRLYVPSPAEDALALQQGALPGTREVPVPASLNDLFADPAVRDHVGRYWYQRSALVPHSWAGERVILRFGSVTQSAAVFIDDELVTEFKGGYMPFEVDVTEQVSPGASFRLSVAVDNRLDNTSIPPGELGVNAAGKPSQEYKHDFYNYAGIHRSVYLYTRPHKFIEDVTVSTDIEGGTGVVNWSVEVKCTDDQACGRQDLEVTVLDEAGNLVAEGGSENQGSLRIADATFWTPGVGGMYQLRLRLLQDGEVRDEYIQPFGIRTVEVREGKFLINGREFYFTGFGMHEDHETIGKGHSNAHMVQDFELLSWIGANSLRTSHYPYAEEFMDYCDRHGIVVIDETPAVGLNWGITGGIIGGSTGGTYEEGHVDAGTAAQHRLEIERLIARDKNHPCVVLWSIANEPDTAVPEARDYFEPLVELTRELDPTRPVGYVNVMFAPYDRCTISDLFDVLMLNRYWGWYVNSGDLESAEINWTAELEGWTQKYPAKPIIITEYGADTVAGLHSIFDQPFTEDYQVAYLEMNSRVFDKFDSVIGEQMWNFADFQTKTGYARVDGNKKGAFTRDRRPKAAARYLRGRWHSLAPAAYGRRDSHSA
- a CDS encoding DUF305 domain-containing protein — encoded protein: MANTADLEFMVRALPVLHSSVDLGERILEDENLSPGVRIIAEKAVARPQDEIIQLNELKGQWGNSPLDLETHAKEAMQVTDPTGAKAVPQSQGDLQHLNDSWGGEHELTYLLLLRQQLGDSIELAEELMAEGESLRLRDIAEQMVQVKSRRINEIDEYLNTVNEEPRELR
- a CDS encoding DUF3618 domain-containing protein; this encodes MARNIDDIQREIERTRRQLASTLDELADRTKPQNLMDDAKRQANNRLQDPNVQKILAGVGALVVGGIVFAVFRSRKKSNDLKEIQRMLSERVLP
- a CDS encoding TetR/AcrR family transcriptional regulator, which translates into the protein MTKEKPAPADSSGTESPDHSEILVPRRRPAQQRSRERFNRILAAARSVLVDLGFESFTFDEVARRAEVPIGTLYQFFANKYVLICELDRVDTAENVEALRMFSERVPTPQWPDILDEFIDHLAVLWRDDPSRRAVWHAIQSTPATRATAAATEKQMLEIIAAVVEPLAHDAGYEDRMQLSGLLVHTVSSLLNYAVRDMARDEERFNSVVGEIKRMLVAYLFAVASA